From Streptosporangium album, the proteins below share one genomic window:
- a CDS encoding CaiB/BaiF CoA transferase family protein, producing the protein MHGALGDIVVLDLSRALAGPHAAQMLGDLGARVIKVEHPAGGDESRSWGPPFVGPENDISTYFLAANRNKQSITVDLKSTEGKALIERLVRQSDVLIENFRTGVLDRLGFPVERLHELNPRLVILSITGFGHDGPEGGRPGYDQIAQGEAGLMSLTGPSADEPYRVGASIADLLGGIHGAYGVVAALYERERTGRGKVVRTSLLAAVTGVHSYHGTAWTVGGQVPVAGGNHHASIAPYGAFHCADGMIQIAAANDALWRKVAALLNIDPDIPKYAINRERFAHRDELIADMERTLTKHDRAHWLAALAEAGVPAGAIRSIDEVYAWEQTRSQGLLVEVDHPVLGTVELPGPPLRFDGEPPVRHGAPPALGQHNDEILAWLEDRER; encoded by the coding sequence TTGCACGGAGCCCTCGGCGACATCGTCGTCCTCGACCTCTCGCGCGCGCTGGCGGGACCGCACGCCGCGCAGATGCTCGGTGACCTGGGGGCCCGCGTGATCAAGGTGGAGCATCCCGCGGGGGGCGACGAGTCCCGGAGCTGGGGACCGCCGTTCGTCGGCCCAGAAAATGACATCTCCACCTATTTCCTCGCGGCCAACCGCAACAAGCAGTCGATCACCGTGGATCTCAAGTCCACCGAGGGCAAGGCCCTGATCGAGCGTCTGGTACGGCAGAGCGACGTGCTGATCGAGAACTTCCGCACCGGCGTGCTCGATCGGCTCGGCTTCCCCGTCGAGCGGCTGCACGAGCTCAATCCGCGCCTGGTCATCCTGTCGATCACCGGGTTCGGCCATGACGGTCCCGAGGGGGGCCGGCCGGGCTACGACCAGATCGCCCAGGGAGAGGCCGGGCTGATGAGCCTCACCGGACCATCCGCCGACGAGCCCTACCGGGTGGGGGCGTCGATCGCCGACCTGCTCGGCGGCATCCACGGCGCCTACGGTGTGGTCGCCGCCCTCTACGAGCGCGAGCGCACCGGCCGGGGCAAGGTCGTGCGGACCTCGCTGCTGGCCGCCGTGACCGGCGTGCACTCCTATCACGGCACGGCCTGGACGGTCGGTGGCCAGGTGCCGGTGGCGGGGGGCAACCACCACGCCTCCATCGCCCCCTACGGGGCGTTCCACTGCGCCGACGGCATGATCCAGATCGCGGCGGCGAACGACGCGCTGTGGCGGAAGGTGGCCGCCCTGCTGAACATCGACCCCGATATACCGAAATATGCGATAAACAGGGAAAGATTCGCGCATCGGGATGAGTTGATCGCCGACATGGAGCGGACGCTGACCAAGCACGACCGCGCCCACTGGCTGGCCGCGCTCGCCGAGGCCGGCGTGCCCGCCGGGGCGATCAGATCCATCGACGAGGTCTACGCCTGGGAGCAGACCCGCTCCCAGGGCCTGCTCGTCGAGGTCGACCACCCCGTGCTCGGCACCGTCGAACTGCCGGGCCCGCCGCTCCGCTTCGACGGCGAGCCCCCGGTACGGCATGGCGCCCCACCCGCCCTGGGCCAGCACAACGACGAGATCCTCGCGTGGCTGGAGGACCGTGAACGCTGA
- a CDS encoding uridine kinase family protein yields the protein MGKVGVIVSFEDLAGAVRRLSPSCGPVRVVAVDGPGGSGKTTFAGRLGRALDAQVIHSDDFPVPWDEPPAAWFTHVREQVLGPLAAGEPGRYRRYDWVRGAFADWVDVPVAPVLLLEGVSTARRTAPAAFAVWVEAPRPLRLTRALARDGAALAPQWHAWMRAEDEWFAADDTRARADLRLDGAAVPGEFVVL from the coding sequence ATGGGCAAGGTGGGGGTAATCGTCTCCTTTGAGGATCTCGCCGGAGCGGTCCGGCGGCTGTCGCCGTCGTGCGGTCCGGTCCGCGTCGTCGCGGTGGACGGGCCGGGTGGGTCGGGCAAGACGACCTTCGCCGGGCGGCTGGGCCGGGCGTTGGACGCCCAGGTGATCCACAGCGACGACTTCCCCGTGCCGTGGGACGAGCCTCCCGCGGCCTGGTTCACGCACGTGCGGGAGCAGGTGCTGGGCCCGCTGGCGGCGGGCGAGCCGGGAAGATACCGGCGCTACGACTGGGTCCGCGGCGCCTTCGCCGACTGGGTGGACGTGCCGGTCGCACCGGTGCTGCTCCTCGAAGGGGTGAGCACGGCCCGGCGCACGGCCCCGGCGGCCTTCGCCGTCTGGGTGGAGGCCCCCCGGCCGCTACGGCTGACCCGCGCTCTGGCCAGGGACGGCGCCGCCCTCGCACCGCAGTGGCACGCCTGGATGCGCGCCGAGGACGAGTGGTTCGCCGCCGACGACACCCGCGCCCGCGCCGACCTCCGCCTCGACGGCGCCGCCGTGCCGGGCGAGTTCGTCGTGCTCTGA
- a CDS encoding rhodanese-like domain-containing protein — translation MTTADTPATPVTLDAATLRQLLESGNGPRLIDVRTPGEFETAHIPGSYNVPLDLLREHRTELRAHLDEQVVLICRSGQRAGQAEQVLAGAGLPNLRILTGGITTWQAAPAPTSTPC, via the coding sequence ATGACCACCGCCGACACCCCGGCGACCCCCGTCACCCTCGACGCCGCCACCCTGCGGCAGCTGCTGGAATCCGGAAACGGGCCCCGGCTGATCGACGTGCGCACCCCCGGCGAGTTCGAGACCGCGCACATCCCCGGCTCCTACAACGTGCCGCTGGACCTGCTGCGCGAGCACCGCACCGAACTACGCGCCCACCTTGATGAGCAGGTGGTGCTGATCTGCCGCTCCGGCCAGCGCGCCGGCCAGGCCGAGCAGGTCCTCGCCGGTGCGGGCCTGCCCAATCTGCGCATCCTGACCGGCGGCATCACCACCTGGCAGGCGGCCCCCGCACCGACCTCGACACCGTGCTGA
- a CDS encoding rhodanese-like domain-containing protein, which yields MIHVEVVETSSLGDRSYLAHDGRLALVIDPQRDIDRVLALAGRLGVRMGNEWRAGHLDDATHIPLPDLPNRLTEVPDGTVWVHCGSGYRAAAATGLLIRAGRRVVHIDDAYADAAAAGLTITAPETDRRTTEGRRP from the coding sequence ATGATCCACGTTGAGGTGGTCGAGACCTCCTCCTTGGGCGACCGCAGCTACCTGGCCCATGACGGGCGACTCGCGCTGGTGATCGACCCGCAGCGCGACATCGACCGCGTCCTGGCCCTGGCCGGCCGGCTGGGCGTGCGCATGGGCAATGAGTGGCGCGCCGGGCACCTCGACGACGCCACCCACATCCCGCTGCCCGACCTGCCGAACCGTCTGACCGAGGTGCCGGACGGGACGGTGTGGGTGCACTGCGGCTCGGGCTACCGGGCCGCGGCGGCCACCGGCCTGTTGATCCGAGCAGGGCGGCGCGTGGTGCACATCGACGACGCCTACGCCGACGCCGCCGCCGCGGGCCTGACCATCACCGCCCCCGAGACCGACCGCCGCACCACTGAGGGCCGCCGCCCCTGA
- a CDS encoding metal-sensitive transcriptional regulator, translating to MDATVLADALTRLKRAHGQLGGVIAMIENADDCERVLTQLAAVSKALDRAGFKIISTGLQQCQAARGRGEEPPISLERLEKLFMSLS from the coding sequence ATGGACGCGACCGTCCTGGCCGACGCCCTCACCCGGCTCAAGCGGGCTCACGGCCAGCTGGGCGGAGTGATCGCGATGATCGAGAACGCCGACGACTGCGAGCGGGTGCTGACCCAGCTGGCGGCGGTCTCCAAGGCGCTGGACCGGGCCGGATTCAAGATCATATCAACCGGGTTGCAGCAGTGCCAGGCGGCGCGTGGGCGCGGCGAGGAGCCCCCGATCAGCCTCGAGCGGCTGGAGAAGCTGTTCATGTCCCTGTCCTGA